A section of the Branchiostoma lanceolatum isolate klBraLanc5 chromosome 19, klBraLanc5.hap2, whole genome shotgun sequence genome encodes:
- the LOC136426047 gene encoding uncharacterized protein, translated as MYLIFCFRSSWRSVTLLLHRRSCEREDRYVFRDEEWPGLEADGGRRRAHPGVELKSGKYRGQGEWSRVVRGAPRGTPGKVEGVNAGKGPFRAREVPIYVETIQMLLNEFEHDKQSDEDDAFYVSAKWLLVGLLSDLGNFLLIHKSSSKCNRLSVLLYYKDCDLIESLHLALSTARLDIYRHDLELKSIQSNVASMFTDVNKDTINSTLLSSLMYMNSLIHKESSKFIDKFVQSEISMHEIDLLQISKEINPVVWNFIVVLTMQKSEIPMSDFESFDMNEHYLSFLKDNSSHSSSKFLRRLFTTFLILFIVSEGQCSYPFHMINSELIHSYSQSTDLMQLLNRLGVCCSTDSHNRFIARMLNQLKLEDNYFNLTEGSFTVASIDNINSGSPHAAVTGSPRGWNGTSIQAVQPKPKTLLVSRPNSTSVCSSEDISVDIDNVAENDEPVSKKIRLVSKFRQRKRSQKEIDSTCILSLTPPSCVQSIIPSTPSSLTLEQFSISEKEIKASHSFNSEVLFYQLERCISDLEDCSPKLPGLKCKLFLERDPVTEKSNIAYLSIMNENADCKETILKALNFLYNSFNVGRDVEYLVVVGDAKTFDHLLKLKQEYGPALSWLILFPGDWHTLKNYQHALMKVYWEGGLKQVASGRIKGQTLLSVGLCKNFKRTHKFLVQVWEAFYRCQIETFLEHRRNCTDHCSSRCSFSADTIIDKVRVFLESEPHFGDTDFSRENFVRRQELLKIDLEGIEDDFAAFCSSACARDEVFLFWHRFVHDDFMAYISLYIAIRSGNWDLCLYAYKKMAPVFHAFDHIIYSRIIPLHLFDMMSCPDHILKYFQEGGFVTSINSVNYSSVALDESHEMLINRDTKQLITGPNKFVIEDLVMYLPYRAKLIKQVKEQILVKSNNRTQTDLSPSIIEQERQNITLMKVRHPGNKIRQK; from the exons ATGTATCTCATTTTTTGTTTCAGATCATCCTGGCGTTCAGTGACTCTATTG CTGCACCGTCGCAGCTGTGAGCGTGAGGACCGCTATGTGTTCAGGGATGAGGAGTGGCCAGGGTTGGAGGCAGATGGAGGAAGGAGAAGGGCTCATCCAGGAGTGGAACTGAAGTCAGGGAAGTACCGGGGACAGGGAGAGTGGTCTAGGGTAGTGCGAGGAGCACCTAGGGGGACCCctgggaaggtagagggggttaATGCAGGGAAGGGTCCTTTCAGGGCCAGGGAGGTTCCAATATATGTAGAAACTATTCAAATGCTTCTTAATGAATTTGAACATGATAAACAGAGTGATGAAGATGATGCATTCTATGTTAGTGCCAAGTGGCTATTAGTTGGACTCTTAAGTGATCTGGGAAACTTTTTATTAATTCACAAAAGTTCAAGTAAATGCAACAGATTAAGTGTACTGTTATACTATAAAGACTGTGATTTGATTGAATCTCTTCATTTGGCTCTATCTACTGCAAGGTTAGATATTTACAGGCATGATCTTGAGTTAAAGTCCATTCAGTCTAATGTTGCTTCCATGTTCACAGATGTAAATAAAGACACAATTAATTCTACTCTTCTATcttctttgatgtatatgaATAGTTTGATTCATAAAGAATCCTCCAAATTCATTGATAAGTTTGTTCAGAGTGAAATCTCCATGCATGAAATTGATCTGTTGCAAATTTCAAAAGAAATCAATCCTGTTGTATGGAACTTTATTGTTGTGCTTACTATGCAAAAGTCTGAAATTCCTATGTCTGATTTTGAATCATTTGACATGAATGAACATTATTTATCATTTCTTAAGGATAATTCCAGTCATAGTTCTTCCAAGTTTTTGAGACGCCTTTTTACTACTTTTCTTATCTTATTTATTGTCTCTGAGGGTCAGTGTAGTTATCCTTTCCATATGATTAATTCAGAATTGATTCATTCTTATAGTCAGTCTACTGATCTAATGCAATTGTTAAATCGTCTTGGTGTTTGTTGTTCCACTGATTCTCATAATAGATTTATTGCTCGTATGTTAAATCAGTTGAAATTGGAGGATAATTATTTCAATTTGACAGAAGGTTCCTTTACTGTAGCTTCCATAGACAATATAAATAGTGGTAGCCCCCATGCAGCTGTGACAGGTAGTCCCCGTGGGTGGAATGGTACTTCTATTCAAGCCGTCCAACCCAAACCTAAAACTCTTCTTGTTTCTAGGCCAAATTCAACATCTGTATGTTCTAGTGAAGATATCTCTGTAGACATAGACAATGTTGCTGAAAATGATGAGCCTGTTTCAAAAAAGATTAGATTAGTTTCAAAGTTTAGGCAAAGAAAAAGATCTCAAAAGGAaattgatagtacatgtattttatccCTTACACCCCCATCTTGTGTTCAGTCTATAATCCCATCTACCCCCAGTTCACTCACCTTAGAACAGTTTAGCATATCTGAGAAAGAAATTAAAGCATCACATTCATTTAACTCTGAAGTTTTATTTTATCAGCTTGAAAGATGTATATCAGATTTAGAAGATTGTTCTCCTAAGTTACCTGGTTTGAAGTGTAAATTATTTTTAGAAAGGGACCCTGTCACAGAAAAATCTAATATTGCATACTtgtcaataatgaatgaaaatgcTGACTGTAAAGAAACAATTTTAAAAGCTCTTAATTTCCTTTACAATTCATTTAATGTTGGACGTGATGTTGAATACTTAGTTGTTGTTGGGGACGCGAAAACCTTTGACCACCTTCTTAAATTGAAACAGGAGTATGGCCCCGCTTTAAGTTGGTTAATTCTATTTCCAGGTGATTGGCATACTTTGAAAAATTATCAGCATGCattaatgaaagtttattgggAGGGAGGATTGAAACAGGTAGCCTCGGGTAGAATAAAAGGACAGACATTACTTTCAGTTGGCTTGTGTAAGAATTTTAAACGTACTCATAAATTTTTGGTTCAAGTATGGGAGGCCTTCTATAGATGCCAGATTGAAACTTTTCTTGAACATAGGAGGAACTGTACAGATCATTGTTCTTCAAGATGTTCTTTTTCAGCAGACACTATTATTGATAAGGTAAGAGTATTTTTAGAGTCTGAACCACACTTTGGTGACACAGATTTTAGTAGAGAAAACTTTGTTAGAAGACAAGAATTATTGAAAATTGACTTAGAAGGTATAGAGGATGATTTTGCTGCGTTCTGTTCTAGTGCATGTGCTCGTGAtgaagtatttttgttttggcatAGATTTGTTCATGATGATTTTATGGCATACATTTCTCTTTACATAGCGATTAGATCAGGTAATTGGGatttgtgtttgtatgcataCAAGAAGATGGCACCTGTTTTTCATGCATTTGACCATATCATATATTCTAGAATTATTCCCCTGCATCTTTTTGATATGATGTCTTGTCCGGATCATATACTTAAATATTTCCAAGAGGGGGGATTTGTCACCAGTATAAATTCTGTTAACTATTCAAGTGTAGCTTTAGATGAGAGTCATGAAATGTTAATAAACCGCGACACTAAACAACTTATAACAGGTCCAAACAAGTTTGTTATTGAAGATCTTGTTATGTATTTACCATATCGAGCTAAATTGATTAAACAAGTTAAAGAACAGATTCTGGTCAAGTCCAATAATAGAACCCAAACTGATCTTAGTCCTTCTATTATTGAGCAGGAGAGGCAAaatattacgttgatgaaggttagacatccaggtaataagatacgccaaaaataa